One genomic region from Cucumis melo cultivar AY chromosome 9, USDA_Cmelo_AY_1.0, whole genome shotgun sequence encodes:
- the LOC103504500 gene encoding G-type lectin S-receptor-like serine/threonine-protein kinase SD2-2 — translation MSLAVAFSALFLLFFPSPAAAQSPKPTNFSAFSISQSPWRPSQNLVLLSPNSLFAAGFRPLPNNSNLFIFSVWYFNISTDNVVWSANRLHPVNGSAALVITATGQLRLNDGSGRNLWPFNNVTANSNSTQLILRDDGDLIYGTWESFQFPTNTILPNQTFNGTTIISNNGKYSFVNSVNLTFGTERYWWTDNPFKNFENTGQINRDNQNPIYPTDFNSTRLRKLVVDDDGNLKILSFDPNSPRWDMVWQAHVELCQIFHTCGPNSICMSSGSYNSTYCVCAPGFSPDPRGGARQGCNRKLNVSNKLKFLQLDFVNFRGGANQIFIQTPNISVCQANCLKNSSCVGYTFSFEGNDQCVLQLDMLSNGLWSPGMKTAAFVKVDNSETDQSNFTGMKYKLQTTCPVHISIRPPPDNKDKTTRNIWIIVSIFIAELISGAVFFCAFLKRFIKYRDMARTLGLESLPAGGPKRFSYEELKIATNDFSNPVGKGGFGEVFKGELPDKRVIAVKCLKNVSGGDGDFWAEVTIIARMHHLNLLRLWGFCAEKGQRMLVYEYIPNGSLDKFLFVKSSSSDSIEIDGENPLLDWGIRYRIAIGVARAIAYLHEECLEWVLHRDIKPENILLDNDFCPKLSDFGLSKLKENDGTAVSISRIRGTPGYVAPELVKLGSNSMTTKADVYSFGMVLLEIISGTRNFDTKEGSTVESAFWYFPSWAFEKAFVEEKIEEVLDSRIRNQYDSGAHFAIINRMVQTAMWCLQSQPEMRPSMGKVVKMLEGKLEIPNPEKPSIYFLSEGQEGPKHPIAMVVDSVDSMDSDFPPAEYSSTSQSFG, via the coding sequence ATGTCTCTCGCCGTCGCTTTCTCCGCcctcttccttctcttcttccCATCTCCGGCAGCAGCCCAGTCTCCCAAACCCACCAATTTCTCTGCCTTCTCTATCTCCCAATCTCCATGGCGACCCTCCCAGAATCTTGTTCTCCTCTCCCCCAACTCCCTTTTCGCCGCTGGCTTCCGCCCACTACCCAACAACTCCAATCTCTTCATCTTCTCCGTTTGGTACTTCAACATCTCAACAGACAACGTCGTCTGGTCTGCCAACCGTCTTCATCCGGTCAACGGTTCAGCAGCTCTGGTCATCACAGCCACCGGCCAGCTCCGTCTCAACGACGGCTCCGGTCGCAACCTCTGGCCTTTCAACAATGTCACTGCCAATTCAAATTCGACCCAATTAATCCTTCGCGACGATGGTGATTTGATTTACGGGACATGGGAAAGCTTCCAATTCCCCACCAATACTATCTTGCCTAATCAGACATTTAATGGAACCACCATCATCTCCAACAACGGCAAATATTCGTTTGTGAACTCTGTTAATTTGACCTTTGGAACAGAGAGGTATTGGTGGACTGATAACCCTTTCAAGAATTTCGAAAATACAGGTCAAATCAACAGAGATAATCAAAACCCAATTTACCCTACTGATTTTAATTCGACTCGGCTCCGGAAATTGGTTGTTGACGATGATGGGAACCTCAAGATTTTGAGCTTCGACCCCAATTCTCCGAGGTGGGACATGGTTTGGCAAGCACATGTAGAGTTGTGTCAAATCTTTCATACTTGTGGCCCAAATTCTATCTGTATGAGTAGTGGCAGTTACAATTCCACTTACTGTGTCTGTGCTCCTGGATTCAGCCCCGATCCTCGCGGTGGAGCACGTCAAGGATGCAACCGGAAACTCAACGTATCGAACAAACTCAAGTTTCTTCAACTGGATTTTGTGAATTTTAGAGGTGGGGCTAATCAAATTTTCATACAAACCCCAAATATTTCAGTCTGTCAAGCGAATTGTTTGAAGAATTCGAGCTGTGTGGGCTATACATTCAGCTTCGAGGGCAACGACCAGTGTGTGCTTCAGCTAGACATGTTGTCGAACGGGTTATGGTCGCCTGGGATGAAGACGGCTGCCTTTGTGAAGGTCGATAATTCGGAAACAGATCAGTCAAATTTCACCGGAATGAAGTACAAACTCCAAACCACATGTCCAGTTCACATCAGTATCCGGCCGCCACCGGATAACAAAGACAAGACAACTAGGAACATATGGATAATCGTCTCCATATTCATAGCCGAACTAATCTCCGGGGCGGTTTTTTTCTGTGCATTCTTGAAGAGGTTTATCAAATACAGAGACATGGCTCGCACGCTTGGTCTCGAATCACTACCCGCCGGTGGACCGAAGCGGTTCAGCTACGAAGAGCTGAAGATTGCCACCAACGACTTCTCAAATCCTGTTGGAAAAGGTGGATTCGGCGAAGTCTTCAAAGGGGAATTGCCGGACAAACGTGTTATCGCCGTGAAATGCTTGAAAAACGTCTCTGGCGGCGATGGGGACTTTTGGGCGGAAGTCACCATTATCGCCAGAATGCACCATCTCAACTTGCTCAGATTGTGGGGATTCTGCGCCGAAAAGGGTCAAAGAATGTTAGTCTACGAGTACATCCCCAATGGATCTCTCGACAAATTCCTCTTCGTCAAATCTTCGTCCTCTGATTCAATAGAGATAGATGGAGAGAACCCATTGCTAGATTGGGGAATCCGTTACAGAATCGCCATTGGAGTTGCAAGAGCAATCGCGTACTTGCATGAGGAATGCCTGGAATGGGTATTGCATCGAGACATAAAGCCCGAAAATATCCTTCTAGACAACGATTTCTGCCCGAAATTATCGGATTTTGGGTTGTCGAAACTAAAAGAAAACGACGGAACAGCAGTGAGTATATCTCGGATCAGAGGCACGCCCGGTTATGTGGCACCGGAGCTAGTGAAATTGGGTTCAAATTCAATGACGACGAAAGCAGATGTGTATAGTTTCGGAATGGTGCTACTGGAGATCATCAGCGGGACCAGGAATTTCGATACAAAAGAAGGATCGACAGTTGAGAGCGCGTTTTGGTACTTTCCAAGCTGGGCATTCGAAAAAGCCTTTGTGGAAGAGAAGATTGAAGAAGTTTTAGACAGTCGGATCAGGAATCAGTATGACAGTGGAGCCCATTTTGCGATTATTAACCGTATGGTGCAAACGGCAATGTGGTGCCTTCAGAGCCAGCCGGAGATGAGACCGTCGATGGGGAAAGTGGTGAAGATGTTGGAAGGGAAGTTGGAGATTCCTAACCCGGAAAAGCCCTCCATTTACTTTCTATCGGAAGGACAGGAAGGTCCTAAACATCCAATAGCCATGGTGGTCGATTCTGTAGATTCTATGGACTCTGACTTTCCTCCAGCTGAATACAGCTCAACTAGTCAAAGTTTTGGGTAA
- the LOC103504510 gene encoding protein RGF1 INDUCIBLE TRANSCRIPTION FACTOR 1, with amino-acid sequence MAGCKIFLKKRKTDWLNSLLQSKFFGSCVHHQNNRKNEKNVFCIDCGIAICRHCLISHCVHRRLQICKYVYQYVVRVPDLQDHLDCCNIQTYKINGEKAVHLCPRPQSKDSKPSTKLKFGGTCEACGRYIQDLPNRFCSIACKVSMVPMELNNQCCRFIDSESNLKDIPWKENHNLEINTSEMESSSISVAESTEEIKAWRVKTILNPKKLLHKRKGIPHRSPLK; translated from the exons ATG GCAGGATGCAAGATTTTtttgaagaaaaggaaaacagaTTGGCTTAATTCCCTTTTGCAAAGCAAATTTTTTGGTTCTTGTGTTCATCATCAAAACaatagaaaaaatgaaaagaatgtgTTTTGTATAGATTGTGGTATTGCTATCTGTAGGCATTGCCTGATATCTCATTGTGTTCATCGCCGGCTACAGATCTGTAAGTACGTTTATCAGTACGTTGTTCGTGTTCCCGACTTACAAGACCACCTTGATTGTTGCAATATTCAG ACTTATAAAATAAATGGGGAGAAGGCTGTTCATTTGTGTCCTCGTCCACAATCAAAAGATTCGAAACCGTCGACAAAATTGAAGTTTGGAGGCACTTGTGAAGCTTGTGGGAGATACATACAAGACTTGCCTAATCGTTTCTGCTCGATTGCCTGCAAA GTCTCTATGGTTCCAATGGAACTCAACAATCAATGCTGTAGATTCATCGATTCAGAGTCAAATCTTAAAGATATTCCATGGAAGGAAAACCATAATCTAGAAATCAATACAAGTGAAATGGAATCATCGTCGATCTCGGTCGCTGAATCAACTGAAGAGATTAAAGCATGGCGAGTGAAGACCATCTTGAATCCAAAGAAGCTTTTGCATAAAAGGAAAGGCATTCCACATCGATCACCTCTGAAGTAA